A part of Oceanidesulfovibrio indonesiensis genomic DNA contains:
- a CDS encoding FlgO family outer membrane protein, whose product MQLVIRILSIFLIATALALYAVAAFAQVGAQPVPTDSVPMVEPPLAVESVSPQPPAADSQQAARIAHQYLDQGAAMGVGKAQKGVVSGQETHILPMEDMYSGTMVPDGRGGYVWMGPRQPMVPQDPDNVAARELKLIIKELADQLAEGPIAPGVTATMALPTSFVSQDNFDETSSFGRYFGEQMIYEFVRRGYQVNEYRLDSAINSRPGQGDFLLSRRVAGPSRQHRGMAILVGTYYADRQNVFVNARLVEATTGRVLRAGNVVFPQTLVSKQMLANTTRTLEQEFVNLRDYDTMVGRSNLTDIDKGFDIR is encoded by the coding sequence ATGCAATTGGTCATTCGCATCCTTTCCATATTTCTTATCGCCACAGCCCTGGCGCTTTATGCCGTCGCCGCTTTTGCACAGGTCGGAGCACAGCCCGTGCCGACGGATTCCGTTCCCATGGTGGAACCACCCTTGGCAGTGGAGTCGGTCTCCCCGCAGCCGCCCGCGGCCGACTCCCAGCAGGCCGCGCGAATCGCCCACCAGTATCTTGACCAGGGCGCAGCCATGGGCGTGGGCAAGGCGCAGAAAGGCGTGGTGAGCGGTCAGGAAACGCACATCCTGCCCATGGAGGACATGTACTCCGGCACGATGGTTCCGGACGGCCGCGGCGGATACGTCTGGATGGGGCCGCGGCAGCCCATGGTTCCCCAGGACCCGGACAACGTGGCGGCTCGCGAGCTCAAGCTCATCATCAAGGAGCTCGCCGACCAGCTCGCAGAAGGCCCCATTGCCCCGGGCGTGACGGCCACCATGGCCCTGCCCACATCATTTGTGAGTCAGGACAACTTCGACGAGACATCATCCTTCGGCCGCTATTTCGGCGAGCAGATGATCTACGAGTTCGTTCGCCGCGGTTATCAGGTGAACGAGTACCGGCTCGATTCGGCCATCAATTCGCGCCCGGGCCAGGGAGATTTCCTGCTTTCCCGCCGTGTGGCCGGCCCGTCGCGCCAGCACCGCGGCATGGCCATTCTTGTGGGCACCTACTACGCCGACCGGCAAAACGTCTTCGTGAACGCACGATTGGTGGAGGCCACCACCGGACGCGTACTGCGCGCCGGCAACGTGGTTTTCCCGCAGACGCTCGTTTCAAAGCAGATGCTCGCCAACACCACGCGCACCCTGGAGCAGGAGTTCGTCAACCTCCGTGACTACGACACCATGGTGGGGCGCTCCAACCTCACCGACATCGACAAAGGCTTCGACATACGCTGA
- a CDS encoding phosphatidylserine decarboxylase family protein produces MNKPSIGTSLEGLPYIFFFSLCSLAFGMLEWWIVTVIFLILTALALNFFRDPERVPPEDETLAVSPADGKVIKVATVTDPFSGEERTVVSIFMNIFNVHVNRMPAPGIVTRMRYHPGKFVNASFDKASEHNERHAIRVSGEHGEWTVVQIAGLVARRIVPWCQVGDSLARGERFGLIKFGSRVDVYLPADYQSIVSEGETVFAGQTAIAAPNKNSQP; encoded by the coding sequence ATGAACAAGCCAAGCATTGGCACGAGCCTGGAAGGGCTGCCGTATATTTTCTTCTTTTCCCTCTGTAGTCTTGCCTTCGGGATGCTGGAATGGTGGATCGTCACGGTGATTTTTTTGATTCTCACAGCCCTGGCGTTGAATTTCTTCCGCGATCCCGAGCGTGTACCTCCCGAGGATGAGACGTTGGCCGTATCCCCGGCAGACGGGAAGGTCATCAAGGTTGCGACCGTGACTGACCCATTTTCGGGCGAAGAACGCACTGTGGTGTCCATCTTCATGAACATTTTTAACGTGCACGTGAACCGCATGCCGGCGCCGGGCATCGTCACGCGCATGCGCTACCATCCGGGCAAGTTCGTCAACGCCTCCTTCGACAAGGCCTCGGAGCATAACGAGCGCCACGCCATACGCGTGTCCGGCGAGCACGGTGAGTGGACCGTGGTGCAGATTGCGGGGCTCGTAGCCCGGCGCATTGTGCCCTGGTGCCAAGTGGGCGACTCCCTGGCCCGAGGAGAGCGTTTTGGGCTGATAAAATTCGGCTCCAGGGTTGACGTCTACCTGCCTGCCGACTACCAATCCATAGTTTCCGAAGGGGAAACCGTGTTTGCCGGACAGACGGCCATCGCCGCACCGAACAAGAACTCGCAACCGTGA
- the pssA gene encoding CDP-diacylglycerol--serine O-phosphatidyltransferase, producing MDEPAKNLPVHRGVYILPNLLTTASLCAGFMSMVMVQRGEFENAAIAILVSWVFDGLDGKVARLTRTTSEFGVQFDSLSDVVAFGAAPAFMIYNWALVDYGRLGMMAAFFFLACGAMRLARFNIQRKVALKHNFVGLPIPAAGCTIATMVLFAERLPEMALPEVMEPLALVLAFGLPILMVSKVLYPSFKDHVWFKAQPFGSMVTAILLFVFVASDPYLFGFPLFLGYGMFGVLYTFAVLAKSPSKRLGHCPQESTEEIS from the coding sequence ATGGACGAACCAGCCAAAAATCTGCCCGTGCACAGGGGCGTCTACATTCTGCCAAATCTGCTGACCACGGCGAGTCTCTGCGCCGGTTTCATGAGCATGGTCATGGTCCAGCGCGGCGAGTTTGAGAATGCCGCCATCGCCATTCTCGTCTCCTGGGTCTTCGACGGCCTCGATGGCAAGGTCGCCCGCCTCACCCGTACCACCAGCGAGTTCGGAGTCCAGTTCGACTCCCTGTCAGACGTGGTCGCCTTCGGCGCCGCGCCGGCATTCATGATCTACAATTGGGCCCTGGTCGACTATGGCCGTCTGGGTATGATGGCCGCCTTCTTCTTCCTTGCTTGCGGCGCAATGCGCTTAGCGCGCTTCAACATCCAGCGCAAGGTGGCCTTGAAGCACAACTTCGTGGGCCTGCCCATTCCGGCGGCGGGCTGCACAATCGCCACCATGGTCCTATTTGCCGAACGCCTGCCAGAGATGGCCTTGCCCGAGGTCATGGAGCCTTTGGCCCTGGTCCTGGCCTTCGGCCTGCCCATCCTCATGGTCAGCAAGGTACTCTACCCCTCATTTAAGGATCATGTCTGGTTCAAAGCCCAACCCTTCGGTTCCATGGTCACGGCAATCCTGCTTTTCGTGTTTGTGGCTTCGGATCCGTACCTGTTTGGCTTCCCGCTGTTCCTCGGCTATGGCATGTTCGGCGTGCTCTATACCTTCGCAGTCCTGGCAAAGTCCCCTTCCAAACGACTGGGCCACTGCCCGCAGGAGTCTACCGAGGAAATCTCGTAG
- the rnk gene encoding nucleoside diphosphate kinase regulator, with protein MNTQPAIIITSRDADRLESLLESLSADTLQEIEALEGELDRAVIVEPQEVSPNVVTMNSTVRFALYPAGSEHRRKLVYPGAAGSGEDTVSILAPVGSALLGLAEGDEIQWPNANGGVFRLVVHAVEDQPERSGNYHL; from the coding sequence ATGAACACACAACCTGCCATCATAATTACCAGTCGCGACGCAGATCGTCTGGAATCCCTGCTCGAATCGTTATCTGCCGATACGTTGCAGGAAATAGAAGCCCTAGAAGGCGAACTGGACCGCGCCGTGATTGTCGAGCCTCAAGAGGTTTCCCCAAACGTTGTGACGATGAACTCGACAGTCCGGTTCGCCTTGTACCCGGCAGGCAGCGAGCACCGGCGTAAGCTGGTCTATCCGGGCGCGGCGGGTTCCGGCGAAGACACTGTCTCCATTCTCGCACCTGTGGGAAGCGCACTGCTCGGGCTTGCCGAGGGCGATGAGATACAATGGCCCAACGCCAACGGCGGCGTGTTCCGGCTAGTAGTGCACGCTGTTGAGGATCAGCCGGAACGTTCCGGCAATTATCACTTGTAA
- a CDS encoding FlgO family outer membrane protein, which produces MRRTTPAIILTLLLLLIFAGPAMGAKLPAMAQALAEDLSQQIADKLGHSGMGNNGPSLIVTTPVNLSDLESASPLSRLLAEEMATHFTRNGYAVKEIRKGSSVLFRPQTGELMLSRRVHLLSERAVQSALILTGTYTATSKHVRFNIRLVHAASDEVLAMSSMSLPLDSEARELLGDGMVNANPGLAPSVYTRFTRDALMAAH; this is translated from the coding sequence ATGCGCCGCACCACACCCGCCATCATTCTTACCCTGCTCCTGCTGCTCATCTTCGCCGGGCCGGCCATGGGCGCGAAGCTGCCCGCCATGGCCCAGGCCCTTGCCGAAGACCTGAGCCAGCAGATAGCGGACAAGCTCGGCCATTCCGGGATGGGTAATAATGGCCCCTCGCTCATCGTGACCACGCCCGTGAACCTGAGCGACCTGGAGTCGGCCTCGCCCTTGTCCCGTCTTCTGGCCGAAGAGATGGCCACACACTTCACAAGAAACGGATACGCGGTGAAGGAAATCCGCAAAGGGTCATCGGTGCTGTTCCGGCCGCAGACCGGCGAACTCATGCTGTCCCGTCGGGTGCACCTGCTGAGCGAACGGGCCGTGCAGTCCGCGCTCATTCTCACCGGCACGTACACAGCCACCAGCAAGCATGTGCGTTTCAACATCCGGCTGGTGCACGCCGCCAGCGATGAGGTTCTGGCCATGTCCAGCATGAGCCTGCCTCTGGACAGCGAGGCCCGCGAGTTGTTGGGCGACGGGATGGTGAACGCCAATCCGGGCCTGGCGCCGTCCGTGTACACACGATTCACGCGCGACGCACTCATGGCCGCGCACTGA
- a CDS encoding GNAT family acetyltransferase has product MNNSTHEELYIGPCTLDDMEGIVAVWRECGLTAPQNNPWKDIQRKLRQNDGLFLVARTMDQNDGRVIGTVMGGYDGHRGWIYYLGVLPAYQGADIGRKLVECVTRKLAVQGCPKINLQVRASNLQCLGFYETLGFEREAVLSYGKRLDD; this is encoded by the coding sequence ATGAACAACAGCACACACGAGGAATTGTACATCGGCCCCTGTACGCTGGACGACATGGAAGGAATCGTTGCCGTGTGGCGCGAATGCGGCCTGACAGCCCCGCAGAACAATCCCTGGAAAGACATCCAGCGCAAACTGCGCCAGAACGATGGCCTCTTTCTGGTGGCGCGGACAATGGACCAGAACGACGGCCGGGTGATCGGCACGGTAATGGGCGGCTACGACGGCCACCGCGGCTGGATATACTACCTGGGCGTGCTGCCGGCCTACCAGGGCGCCGACATCGGCAGAAAGCTCGTGGAATGCGTGACGCGTAAACTCGCCGTCCAAGGCTGCCCGAAAATCAATCTCCAGGTGCGGGCATCGAACCTTCAGTGCCTCGGTTTTTACGAAACCCTGGGCTTCGAGCGTGAAGCCGTGCTGAGCTACGGAAAACGGCTGGACGATTGA